A window of Rhodothermia bacterium contains these coding sequences:
- a CDS encoding DUF11 domain-containing protein, which produces MYPTLKKKAQGQAFLFSLNAVLLFVSVSIAHAQFTSTSFRTGGNAQNGAGGWLSGPLCAPSNITSQTFTNWEGSGVNVTYGYSTNMWDGDSPNLYVAAGQQSAAGAGCDSQFTAGINDAHCATIYHGGVRFTNNIHDTGGTPGNADGPSKIVITYNTPVTLANFRIGSISNIGTVSNPGMEWVQVKAFNASGGVVSISTANATGSYINCAGTETSGGMTTLADGAGGLYVGAQATTRQTEDEYGNLDFSIPSSTPVSRIELYFWRNESATDPTDLAGRSSYASFTLHQNVVTSSSPACTINSPTITSTCNNAGTTSTGGDDTYTFTVSTTGSGVGGSYIVKEGATTLGTVNYGATSTTFGPYPIANGLRQLTLEDSATGTCTRAAHANPPAPCSSGCTTIMNCSEVSAMVETDPNSTPNNGANAENDYACYAISVCTPPPSTADLELTKTSSNPIVRPGDTLTFTLTLVNKGPGTANAVVVRDVIPAGLAFVSATTATGAYSNATGLWTLGDVPPGTYTLTINVTVN; this is translated from the coding sequence ATGTACCCCACCTTGAAAAAAAAAGCCCAAGGGCAAGCGTTTCTTTTTTCGTTAAACGCTGTTCTTTTATTCGTCAGTGTAAGTATTGCACATGCCCAATTTACCTCCACCTCTTTTAGGACAGGAGGAAATGCCCAAAATGGAGCTGGTGGTTGGCTCTCTGGACCCTTATGCGCACCGAGCAATATTACATCACAAACCTTTACCAACTGGGAAGGCAGTGGTGTCAACGTCACCTATGGCTATTCGACCAATATGTGGGATGGCGATTCGCCGAATCTCTATGTTGCCGCTGGACAACAAAGTGCTGCTGGTGCTGGATGTGACAGTCAGTTTACCGCTGGAATAAATGATGCACACTGTGCCACAATTTATCATGGGGGTGTGCGATTTACCAATAACATCCATGACACAGGCGGAACTCCAGGAAATGCCGATGGACCCTCCAAAATTGTGATCACCTATAATACGCCTGTAACGCTCGCCAATTTTCGGATAGGCAGTATCTCGAATATTGGAACGGTGAGCAATCCCGGCATGGAATGGGTGCAGGTAAAGGCTTTCAACGCATCTGGTGGCGTAGTCTCTATCTCAACTGCGAATGCAACGGGGTCATATATCAACTGTGCTGGCACGGAAACTTCCGGCGGAATGACCACTTTAGCCGATGGAGCAGGTGGTTTATATGTGGGTGCTCAAGCAACAACAAGGCAGACCGAGGATGAATATGGCAATTTGGATTTTTCGATTCCTTCTTCTACACCTGTCTCGCGGATAGAACTATACTTTTGGCGGAATGAAAGTGCAACCGACCCCACCGATCTCGCTGGACGTTCCTCTTATGCTTCTTTTACCCTCCACCAAAATGTCGTAACGTCTTCCTCCCCCGCTTGTACCATCAACAGCCCAACCATTACATCCACCTGTAACAATGCCGGTACGACAAGCACGGGTGGAGATGATACCTATACGTTTACTGTTTCTACCACAGGTTCAGGTGTTGGAGGCAGTTACATCGTTAAAGAGGGTGCAACAACTTTGGGAACGGTAAATTATGGCGCTACTTCTACGACATTCGGGCCTTACCCGATTGCAAATGGCCTTCGCCAACTCACCCTCGAAGACTCGGCTACGGGAACCTGTACTCGCGCCGCTCATGCAAATCCCCCCGCTCCTTGTTCGTCAGGCTGCACCACCATCATGAACTGCTCGGAAGTGAGTGCAATGGTAGAAACAGACCCCAATTCCACGCCAAACAATGGTGCAAATGCAGAAAATGACTATGCGTGCTATGCCATAAGTGTCTGTACTCCGCCACCCTCAACCGCTGATCTGGAACTGACGAAAACCTCGAGTAATCCCATCGTTAGGCCCGGCGATACACTCACCTTTACGCTTACCTTGGTGAACAAAGGCCCTGGCACTGCGAATGCCGTTGTGGTGCGGGATGTGATCCCAGCCGGATTAGCTTTTGTGAGTGCCACCACCGCAACGGGTGCATACAGCAATGCAACAGGGCTTTGGACATTGGGCGACGTACCGCCCGGAACTTATACGCTTACCATCAATGTGACGGTGAACTGA
- a CDS encoding protein kinase: MANLEKELFLLALDLPEDQRNEFVHKNMADEKIATRILALLEAHRAGDNDVVDRMRKSVKETHGDRLLTHESNLNHPHYCFGKRIGYGGFSEVFEGERRHPFPQPVALKVLLNTPKYQTLFLREAKILGSLRHENIAQIYDMAQLPDGRFFLVMELVKGKSISEYSEEHQLTIQERLLLFRSLCAAVTFAHQNLIIHRDLKPNNILVTKEGVVKLLDFGVSKILSESLDTHPTQTENFAFTPAFAAPEQLRFGAVSMATDVYALGVLGYAILTGAMPFQIPKGASPVIMEKIVSTQTVKPLSHFFRPENNVEEAILLNRKQSQSVLYKTLSGDLDAIFLKATSKEPNERYRSAGAFLEEIDRYLAGQPVLAQYPSRTYLFKKFVSRNKFWVGLSVFVLLLIFTTLGIVLWQNAQVTREQARAEAEAEKNKTVIQFLTGLLMNGSTDVTTQAVDTLRFRTVVDRGATDIIKNKKFNPQAYAEMSHVFGMLYDNWGRKDKALQLFKEAYAACKENQFVDIPCEFDLPSRIAIIHARQGDLPQAIAIFDDLAMKRPEALNSDITYTGFLHNIGALKLATGQFQEAQIVFEKILAILGTKLRSDINELRTQASTLAYLGRIYEHLGYFDQAVQAYQKSNVISLSKESLKNMAYRPKMFEIMMYANQGRTNTSLAQMDSLVRSQERQAINSKETLIPLFHRFGLIQADAGRRAEALYYWQKALQIEKTVHGDRSAEALGLRLRIINAGLNRNSDTLLEKELTAITMAGHSFADVYGLALQVKGRFFLERRASNEAVKHLEEARAFENKIWKIPNRNKALTLFYLAQAYLKNGQRTMAAATAQTSLEMYKKTLGTAHREYVEVRTFKAKMDKY, translated from the coding sequence ATGGCAAATTTGGAAAAAGAATTGTTTCTCCTTGCTTTAGACTTGCCGGAAGACCAACGGAACGAGTTTGTTCATAAAAATATGGCGGACGAAAAGATCGCAACGCGCATTCTTGCGCTCTTAGAAGCCCATCGTGCTGGCGACAATGACGTGGTGGATAGAATGCGGAAAAGTGTAAAAGAAACACATGGAGATCGGTTGCTAACACATGAAAGCAATCTAAATCATCCTCACTATTGTTTTGGTAAGCGGATTGGCTATGGCGGCTTCTCGGAAGTCTTTGAAGGCGAGCGCCGACACCCTTTCCCGCAGCCAGTTGCTTTAAAAGTATTACTCAACACCCCCAAGTACCAAACCCTTTTTCTACGAGAAGCCAAAATCTTAGGGTCGTTACGCCACGAAAATATTGCTCAAATTTATGATATGGCCCAATTGCCTGATGGCCGCTTTTTTCTGGTGATGGAATTGGTAAAAGGTAAGTCCATTTCCGAGTACAGTGAGGAACATCAGCTAACGATTCAGGAGCGGTTGTTGCTTTTTAGGTCTTTGTGTGCAGCCGTGACCTTTGCCCATCAGAACCTTATCATTCACCGAGACCTAAAGCCCAATAACATCTTGGTGACAAAGGAAGGCGTGGTAAAACTTTTAGATTTTGGTGTGTCTAAGATCCTGTCGGAAAGTCTCGATACACACCCTACCCAAACGGAAAACTTTGCATTTACGCCCGCCTTTGCTGCGCCAGAGCAACTACGATTTGGGGCGGTGAGCATGGCCACCGATGTATATGCACTGGGGGTTTTAGGGTATGCCATCTTAACAGGAGCGATGCCCTTCCAGATTCCAAAAGGCGCATCGCCCGTGATTATGGAAAAAATTGTATCTACACAAACCGTGAAGCCTTTGAGTCACTTCTTTCGTCCGGAAAACAACGTAGAAGAAGCAATTTTGCTAAATCGTAAGCAAAGCCAAAGTGTTCTGTATAAAACATTATCGGGGGATTTAGACGCCATTTTCTTAAAAGCCACGTCAAAAGAGCCTAACGAGCGCTATCGTTCCGCAGGAGCCTTCTTGGAAGAAATAGATCGTTATCTTGCTGGCCAGCCTGTCTTAGCACAGTATCCTTCTCGTACATATCTTTTTAAAAAATTTGTATCCCGAAATAAATTCTGGGTTGGTTTGAGTGTCTTTGTGCTGCTATTAATCTTCACCACATTAGGAATTGTTTTGTGGCAAAATGCCCAAGTCACCCGCGAACAAGCAAGAGCAGAAGCCGAAGCCGAGAAAAATAAAACCGTTATTCAGTTCCTAACTGGTTTATTGATGAATGGGAGTACCGACGTCACCACCCAAGCCGTGGACACCCTAAGATTTCGTACCGTTGTTGATCGTGGGGCAACGGACATTATCAAGAACAAAAAATTCAATCCACAAGCCTATGCCGAAATGTCCCATGTTTTTGGGATGTTGTATGATAATTGGGGGCGAAAAGACAAGGCGCTTCAACTGTTCAAAGAAGCTTATGCCGCCTGTAAAGAAAATCAATTTGTGGACATCCCCTGTGAATTTGATTTACCCAGCCGTATTGCCATTATACATGCTCGACAAGGTGATTTACCTCAAGCGATTGCCATCTTTGATGACTTAGCAATGAAACGCCCTGAAGCGCTCAATTCGGATATAACCTATACTGGTTTTCTGCACAATATAGGCGCGCTAAAACTGGCTACAGGACAGTTCCAAGAAGCCCAAATAGTTTTCGAGAAAATTTTGGCAATCTTAGGTACAAAGCTTAGATCGGACATAAACGAGCTTCGAACACAAGCCTCAACCTTGGCCTATTTGGGGCGGATATATGAGCATCTTGGCTACTTTGACCAAGCAGTACAGGCATATCAAAAATCAAACGTGATCTCATTAAGCAAAGAATCCCTAAAAAACATGGCATACCGTCCTAAGATGTTTGAGATCATGATGTATGCCAATCAAGGAAGAACAAACACGAGCCTTGCCCAAATGGACAGTCTGGTCCGCTCGCAGGAAAGACAGGCAATAAACTCTAAAGAAACCCTTATCCCCTTGTTTCATCGTTTTGGCCTCATACAGGCGGATGCAGGTCGCCGTGCAGAAGCCCTCTATTATTGGCAAAAAGCACTCCAAATAGAAAAAACTGTACATGGCGACCGCTCTGCCGAGGCTTTAGGGTTGCGGCTAAGAATCATCAATGCAGGGCTTAATAGAAACTCGGATACCCTCCTCGAAAAGGAACTAACAGCAATCACTATGGCAGGCCATTCCTTTGCAGATGTCTATGGCTTGGCATTGCAAGTAAAGGGTAGATTCTTTTTGGAGCGGAGAGCATCCAACGAGGCGGTAAAACATCTGGAAGAAGCACGGGCTTTTGAAAATAAAATTTGGAAAATACCAAACCGTAACAAAGCCCTCACCTTATTTTATTTGGCACAAGCATATCTAAAGAATGGTCAACGAACAATGGCTGCTGCTACAGCCCAAACATCCTTGGAAATGTATAAAAAAACCTTGGGGACAGCTCATCGGGAATATGTGGAGGTACGAACTTTTAAAGCGAAAATGGACAAGTATTAA
- a CDS encoding YdeI/OmpD-associated family protein, giving the protein MRALPPKTFDEVPSFYADSRSAWRAWLQENHRKENRIWLVIYHKKSGIPSVYYDEAVDEALCFGWIDSKPAKRDDNSYYQYFSKRSPKSNWSGVNKEKVARLAELGLMTEAGWEMVELAKKTGTWTALDEVIALVIPPDLLQALEENPPAFAYFQKFPPSAKRALLEWIATAKQPATRSKRILETARCAVQNIRANQYVPK; this is encoded by the coding sequence ATGCGAGCACTGCCCCCTAAAACCTTTGATGAAGTTCCTTCGTTCTATGCCGATAGCAGATCTGCATGGCGGGCATGGTTACAAGAAAACCACCGGAAGGAAAATCGTATTTGGCTAGTGATTTACCACAAAAAGAGCGGTATCCCGAGTGTGTACTACGACGAAGCGGTAGATGAGGCACTATGTTTTGGATGGATAGACAGCAAGCCCGCCAAACGAGATGACAACAGCTATTATCAGTATTTCTCTAAACGTAGCCCGAAGAGCAACTGGAGCGGTGTAAACAAAGAAAAAGTGGCTCGCCTTGCCGAACTGGGACTCATGACAGAGGCTGGATGGGAAATGGTGGAATTGGCTAAAAAAACAGGTACTTGGACGGCATTGGATGAGGTAATAGCACTGGTCATTCCACCCGATTTGTTGCAAGCACTCGAAGAAAACCCACCGGCATTTGCCTATTTTCAGAAATTTCCGCCCTCTGCAAAGCGTGCCCTTTTGGAGTGGATTGCCACCGCAAAACAGCCTGCTACACGCTCAAAACGCATTTTAGAGACCGCAAGATGTGCCGTACAAAACATTCGTGCCAATCAGTATGTACCCAAATAA
- a CDS encoding acyltransferase: MGIYRLLLAIAVVFTHSSPILGIKMVGGLNAVQCFYIISGFYMSMVLNEKYTGRDTYKLFITNRLLRLYPIYWAVLGIVIVTSFIAFKSFHGYYAGLLDPYYKYFIRGNMSWWTWGVLTFSNFALIGQDWLMFTGYHQTDGILMLSHNYKLFDPSINKFLMIPQAWTLGVEITFYLIAPFIVRRPLKSVSWLLGATIILRILSYKFDLNYDPWSYRFFPLELMYFLLGNVAYRLYQKTRLMAIPRWVYTVIFTVVIMGTLLYQEAPVSWYYPLKYTYTALLVLAIPFLFEYTKNNKIDRWVGELSYPLYICHMLFVSAWTVKLFPDLGGHGVTVTAYSLILAIILNHAIAEPIEKIRQKRAASIKSEPI, from the coding sequence GTGGGAATTTACCGTCTTCTACTCGCCATTGCTGTTGTCTTCACCCACAGCTCGCCTATTTTGGGCATTAAAATGGTGGGAGGGCTTAATGCCGTCCAGTGCTTTTACATCATTTCTGGGTTTTATATGTCAATGGTATTAAATGAAAAATATACCGGAAGGGACACTTATAAACTCTTTATTACCAATCGCTTACTGCGTTTATATCCCATTTATTGGGCAGTTCTGGGGATCGTAATTGTCACCAGTTTTATTGCCTTCAAGAGCTTTCATGGATATTATGCAGGATTATTAGACCCGTATTACAAGTATTTTATTCGGGGAAACATGAGTTGGTGGACGTGGGGCGTACTCACATTTTCTAATTTTGCACTCATTGGGCAAGATTGGTTGATGTTTACAGGTTATCACCAGACGGATGGCATTTTAATGCTTTCGCACAACTATAAACTTTTTGATCCCTCGATCAATAAATTTTTGATGATTCCACAAGCTTGGACGCTTGGCGTAGAAATTACGTTTTATTTGATTGCACCCTTTATTGTGCGTCGTCCGCTAAAGTCCGTCTCATGGCTTTTGGGAGCAACCATTATCTTGCGCATTTTGTCATATAAGTTCGATTTGAACTATGACCCGTGGAGTTATCGCTTTTTTCCGTTAGAGTTGATGTATTTCTTATTGGGGAATGTGGCCTATCGTTTGTACCAGAAGACCCGACTCATGGCCATTCCACGCTGGGTATATACCGTTATTTTTACAGTTGTTATCATGGGTACTCTTCTCTATCAAGAGGCACCGGTATCTTGGTATTATCCCCTAAAATATACTTATACGGCCCTGCTGGTTTTGGCCATTCCGTTTCTTTTTGAATATACCAAAAACAACAAAATAGATCGTTGGGTTGGCGAACTCTCTTACCCGCTTTACATCTGCCATATGCTTTTTGTAAGTGCATGGACGGTTAAGCTATTTCCGGATTTGGGGGGGCATGGGGTTACCGTTACGGCATATTCCTTAATCTTGGCGATTATTTTAAACCATGCCATAGCGGAGCCAATCGAGAAAATCCGGCAAAAGCGTGCAGCTTCTATAAAAAGTGAACCAATATAA
- a CDS encoding DUF1298 domain-containing protein has product MNPPALEPMRGEDSVWLQDTQTNPMIINAVLLFDRMKFEDFSQVWDIKVMQKTNSAGQMQYHRFKKKVVRKRARFYWQEDSSFDINKHLFAINDPAIRTEEDLADYLSQEASNILPGERPLWQIHFCEELGTGSGLLVRIHHCMGDGVALIPILFSLIEEMANHPPSTSDLEKISKPLLPAWVRYGLVPLTAIPVLVRRLLWIPDRSMLHGPKMAGKKRFAWTPPISMKDVKALKNAMGATVNDVLMSCVSGAFSRYLSAKGQTVPTKVRTAMPVNLRTLGDEIKMENEFSIAFLELPLHPDVPVGRAKQVKQSLDRFKRSLQPFIMLKAAAIVSNWLPLPIARFVLNLFANKTTAVTTNVPGPQADLFLAGKRVRSMMFWVPTRAKIGIGISILSMSGQVRIGVMGDIAVLPDPETFAQAFVTEFEALRKHFLV; this is encoded by the coding sequence ATGAACCCTCCCGCCCTTGAACCGATGCGTGGCGAAGACAGTGTTTGGCTTCAAGACACGCAGACAAACCCCATGATCATCAATGCTGTACTTTTGTTTGATCGGATGAAATTTGAAGACTTTTCCCAAGTATGGGACATAAAAGTGATGCAAAAGACCAACTCGGCGGGGCAGATGCAATACCATCGGTTTAAGAAAAAAGTGGTACGGAAACGAGCGCGGTTTTATTGGCAAGAAGATTCCTCTTTCGATATCAACAAGCACCTTTTTGCGATAAACGATCCTGCGATTAGAACGGAGGAGGATTTAGCGGACTATCTCAGTCAAGAAGCTTCCAATATATTGCCAGGAGAACGCCCTTTGTGGCAAATTCATTTCTGCGAGGAGTTGGGAACGGGTTCAGGATTATTGGTACGTATCCATCATTGCATGGGCGATGGTGTGGCATTGATCCCCATTTTGTTCTCTTTGATTGAGGAGATGGCTAACCATCCCCCCAGTACATCCGATTTGGAGAAGATTTCCAAACCCTTACTGCCGGCGTGGGTGCGTTATGGCTTGGTTCCATTAACGGCCATTCCAGTTTTGGTGCGCCGGTTATTGTGGATACCAGACCGAAGCATGTTGCATGGCCCAAAAATGGCAGGAAAAAAACGGTTTGCTTGGACGCCTCCGATCTCCATGAAAGACGTTAAGGCACTTAAAAATGCGATGGGCGCAACAGTAAATGATGTCCTAATGTCATGCGTATCGGGAGCATTTAGCCGTTATTTATCTGCAAAAGGCCAGACCGTGCCCACCAAAGTTAGAACCGCCATGCCCGTTAACCTCCGAACACTCGGCGACGAAATCAAAATGGAGAATGAGTTTTCTATTGCCTTTTTAGAACTCCCGCTTCATCCAGATGTGCCCGTTGGCCGAGCAAAACAGGTGAAGCAAAGTTTAGACCGCTTTAAACGCTCGCTCCAACCTTTTATTATGCTAAAAGCCGCCGCCATTGTGTCTAATTGGTTGCCTTTACCCATAGCACGTTTTGTATTAAACCTATTTGCAAACAAAACTACAGCGGTTACAACCAATGTACCCGGCCCCCAAGCCGATTTATTCTTGGCCGGAAAACGGGTGAGGAGCATGATGTTTTGGGTACCTACTCGTGCTAAAATTGGTATCGGCATTTCAATCTTGAGCATGTCGGGACAAGTTCGGATTGGAGTTATGGGCGATATTGCCGTTTTACCGGATCCGGAGACCTTTGCACAAGCTTTTGTTACCGAGTTCGAAGCACTTCGGAAACATTTCTTGGTATAA
- the recA gene encoding recombinase RecA translates to MAKNSTSRPESGVPSEDAKRKSLLMALQKIEKDHGKGTIMRLGDSPATKIESISTGSLALDFALGIGGVPRGRIIEIYGPESSGKTTLATHVVAEAQKAGGICAIIDAEHAFDPTYAKKLGVNIDDLLISQPDNGEQALEICDTLVRSGAMDVVVIDSVAALVPRAEIEGEMGDSFMGVHARLMSQALRKLTGMISRTRTVVIFINQLRDKIGVMFGSPETTTGGRALKFYASVRLDIRRIAAIKEGSDVVGNRTKVKVVKNKVAPPFKEVEFDIIYGEGISSLSELIDIALEHKIISKSGSWFSYGDIRIGQGRDATKEWLLKNEQYRSEIKDKIKTILNKDLEPASATPEELAEANLNAEDDDLWDLDD, encoded by the coding sequence ATGGCAAAGAACTCCACCTCCCGTCCAGAATCTGGTGTACCAAGCGAAGATGCAAAACGCAAGTCCCTTTTAATGGCGCTCCAAAAGATAGAGAAAGATCATGGAAAGGGGACCATTATGCGGCTTGGCGATAGCCCAGCCACCAAAATTGAATCCATTTCTACCGGATCTTTGGCTTTAGACTTTGCGCTCGGCATTGGGGGGGTTCCGCGAGGCCGCATTATCGAAATCTACGGCCCAGAATCCTCTGGAAAGACCACCTTGGCGACCCATGTGGTAGCCGAGGCACAAAAAGCGGGTGGGATTTGTGCCATCATAGATGCCGAACATGCTTTTGACCCGACTTATGCGAAAAAATTAGGCGTAAACATAGACGATTTGCTGATCTCTCAGCCTGATAATGGAGAACAAGCCCTCGAAATTTGTGACACCTTGGTGCGTTCGGGCGCAATGGATGTTGTCGTGATAGACTCCGTAGCAGCACTTGTACCACGCGCAGAAATTGAAGGCGAAATGGGCGATAGCTTTATGGGTGTTCATGCCCGGCTCATGAGCCAAGCATTGCGAAAACTCACGGGTATGATCAGCCGAACACGTACCGTCGTTATTTTCATCAACCAATTACGAGATAAAATAGGGGTTATGTTTGGAAGCCCAGAAACCACAACGGGTGGACGGGCACTTAAGTTTTATGCCTCCGTTCGGTTAGATATTCGTCGAATAGCCGCCATTAAAGAAGGCTCCGACGTGGTGGGCAACCGTACTAAGGTCAAGGTGGTCAAAAACAAGGTGGCGCCACCATTCAAAGAAGTAGAATTTGATATTATCTATGGCGAGGGGATATCTTCTCTGAGCGAGTTGATAGACATTGCTCTTGAACACAAAATTATCAGCAAAAGTGGTTCTTGGTTCTCCTATGGCGATATCCGTATTGGGCAAGGACGAGATGCCACAAAAGAATGGTTGCTCAAAAACGAACAATACCGAAGCGAAATCAAAGACAAAATCAAGACCATTCTGAACAAAGACCTTGAACCCGCTTCTGCTACACCAGAAGAATTGGCGGAGGCAAATTTAAATGCCGAGGACGACGATTTATGGGATCTCGACGACTAA
- a CDS encoding DUF3052 domain-containing protein, translating into MHPVLKKLGYKGQESVLLLNTPPELAHLKAEFGTPPGETPIGSYSFILVFAPNGTALVHMIQGITQLLVGDGYLWLAYPKKTSKQYKSDLSREVVGACLGDQDFEPVMQVAIDEDWSALRFRHVNKIKTMTRSFAASKEGKRRTGISE; encoded by the coding sequence ATGCATCCCGTCCTTAAAAAATTAGGCTATAAAGGCCAAGAATCGGTCTTACTCCTAAATACTCCTCCGGAGTTGGCGCATCTTAAAGCAGAATTTGGTACACCACCAGGAGAAACGCCCATTGGGTCTTATTCCTTCATCTTGGTTTTTGCACCAAATGGAACTGCCTTAGTCCATATGATACAAGGGATTACCCAACTTTTAGTGGGCGACGGATATCTTTGGCTGGCATATCCCAAAAAAACATCCAAACAATATAAGTCCGACCTTTCACGCGAAGTGGTAGGGGCTTGTTTGGGGGATCAAGACTTTGAACCTGTGATGCAGGTGGCAATAGACGAAGATTGGTCTGCGTTGCGATTTCGGCATGTAAACAAAATAAAAACCATGACCCGCAGTTTTGCCGCCAGTAAAGAGGGCAAGCGACGGACGGGCATCTCCGAATAA
- a CDS encoding M1 family metallopeptidase — protein sequence MFNIRIPLLLLGLLGLFGVRASAQYWVDPGDNRLNNSQFRPLSDWPTPNEYRTASGSPGPKYWQQRVDYKIEATLDTLNHRIIGKERITYKNNSPDVLHYIWMQLDQNLMSREHSRTYQTTAALPPSIPPAARRFLNVDPFDGGFNITRVQILDATGKRQNTDYRINNTIMKVQLLQPLQPGGMVIFEVDWNHAVPDDGRGAKEKTKHGWHYVNAQWYPRVSVYDDVNGWQTDQFLGRGEFYLEFGSFDVSLTVPWNVIVDATGALQNPMETLTAEQRNRLAAAYQVTDLAKNNPVFIIKPEEVGKPSSRPKTSGNITWRYKADNVRDFAWVASRVYVWDAAGYKYSPNEKPIALHSLYLKESMPLWDKVSTRAIWQTMETYGEMSLKYPYPKAVNVNGPPTVGGMEYPMLAFCAGRPNAEGKFSEVQERGLISVTIHEVGHNWFPMIIASDERKWTWQDEGVNSFVQYYAEQAYAKRFGGTPHGEQFKNGIYPSRRGPAKNIVPYMRDNDQVPVMTHSDLIHKDFGNNGYAKPATALVMLRDQVVGPKAFDEAFREYSQKWAFKHPTPWDFFRTIEDGAGEDLSYFWRGWFYTTHANDQAITDVKSQKAADLVGDDKRGKNYWRVAIENKGKMVMPVQIGITYDDGSTEKLKLPADIWRNNELKFEKGFFSDKNVVKVVLDPDEVFADVDRSNNTWEAPKLEQPKPQESPSSGNRQ from the coding sequence ATGTTCAACATACGCATTCCCCTGCTTCTGTTAGGGCTTTTGGGGCTTTTTGGTGTTCGCGCCTCAGCCCAATACTGGGTTGATCCGGGGGATAACCGGCTCAACAACTCGCAATTTCGTCCACTTTCGGATTGGCCTACCCCCAATGAATACCGTACCGCTTCTGGCTCGCCCGGCCCAAAATATTGGCAACAACGGGTGGACTATAAAATTGAGGCCACGTTAGACACCCTCAACCACCGAATTATTGGTAAAGAGCGTATCACCTACAAAAACAACTCGCCGGATGTGTTGCATTACATTTGGATGCAATTGGATCAAAACCTTATGTCGCGTGAGCACAGCCGGACGTATCAAACTACGGCAGCTTTACCGCCGTCTATCCCGCCCGCAGCAAGACGGTTTTTGAATGTGGATCCATTTGATGGTGGGTTTAACATTACCCGCGTACAAATATTAGATGCTACCGGAAAACGCCAAAACACCGATTACCGCATCAACAATACCATCATGAAGGTACAACTTTTACAGCCCCTACAACCGGGCGGAATGGTAATTTTTGAGGTGGATTGGAACCATGCCGTACCCGACGATGGCCGAGGCGCAAAAGAGAAAACAAAGCATGGCTGGCACTATGTGAATGCCCAATGGTATCCGCGCGTATCGGTCTATGACGATGTTAATGGCTGGCAAACCGACCAGTTTTTAGGGCGAGGGGAATTTTATTTAGAGTTTGGAAGTTTTGATGTGAGCCTAACGGTTCCTTGGAATGTGATCGTGGATGCAACTGGCGCACTCCAAAACCCGATGGAGACCCTCACTGCCGAGCAACGTAACCGCTTGGCCGCAGCTTATCAGGTGACGGATTTGGCGAAAAACAATCCGGTTTTTATCATCAAACCTGAAGAAGTGGGCAAGCCATCTTCTCGCCCAAAAACATCTGGAAACATCACTTGGCGATACAAAGCCGATAATGTACGCGATTTTGCTTGGGTGGCCTCGCGGGTCTATGTCTGGGATGCCGCAGGGTATAAATATAGCCCCAACGAAAAACCGATCGCCCTACACTCGCTCTACCTGAAAGAATCTATGCCACTTTGGGACAAGGTTTCTACCCGTGCCATTTGGCAAACAATGGAAACCTATGGCGAAATGTCCCTTAAATACCCCTACCCCAAGGCTGTAAATGTAAACGGGCCGCCAACGGTAGGTGGGATGGAATATCCGATGCTGGCATTTTGTGCTGGCCGCCCCAATGCCGAAGGGAAGTTTTCCGAAGTGCAAGAACGTGGCTTGATTTCCGTTACCATCCACGAAGTTGGCCATAACTGGTTTCCTATGATTATCGCCTCCGATGAACGTAAATGGACTTGGCAGGATGAAGGCGTTAATTCTTTTGTCCAATATTATGCCGAACAAGCCTACGCAAAACGTTTTGGTGGAACACCACATGGCGAACAGTTCAAAAATGGTATATACCCAAGCCGACGTGGCCCCGCAAAAAACATCGTGCCTTACATGCGCGATAACGACCAAGTACCCGTTATGACGCACTCTGACTTGATTCACAAAGATTTTGGCAACAATGGCTATGCCAAGCCTGCCACAGCGTTGGTGATGTTGCGGGATCAAGTGGTTGGCCCAAAAGCTTTTGACGAAGCATTCCGTGAGTACTCCCAAAAATGGGCCTTTAAACATCCAACCCCTTGGGACTTTTTCCGAACCATCGAGGACGGAGCCGGCGAGGATTTGTCCTATTTCTGGAGAGGCTGGTTCTATACTACCCATGCCAATGACCAAGCAATTACCGACGTTAAATCGCAAAAAGCAGCAGACTTGGTGGGCGACGACAAACGGGGCAAAAACTACTGGCGGGTCGCCATCGAAAATAAAGGTAAAATGGTGATGCCCGTACAAATTGGGATTACGTATGACGATGGTTCTACCGAAAAACTTAAACTCCCCGCGGATATTTGGCGAAACAACGAATTGAAGTTTGAAAAAGGATTTTTCTCTGATAAAAACGTGGTGAAAGTGGTTTTAGATCCAGATGAGGTATTTGCTGATGTTGACCGCTCGAACAATACTTGGGAAGCGCCCAAATTAGAACAGCCCAAGCCGCAAGAAAGCCCCTCGTCGGGAAATCGGCAATAA